A DNA window from Ovis aries strain OAR_USU_Benz2616 breed Rambouillet chromosome 7, ARS-UI_Ramb_v3.0, whole genome shotgun sequence contains the following coding sequences:
- the LOC101120923 gene encoding peptidyl-prolyl cis-trans isomerase FKBP3 has product MAAAVPQQAWTVEQLRSEQLPKKDIIKFLQDHGSDSFLAEHKLLGNIKNVAKTANKDHLVTAYNHLFESKRFKGTESISKVSEQVKNVKLNEDKPKETKSEETLDEGPPKYTKSVLKKGDKTNFPKKGDVVHCWYTGTLQDGTVFDTNIQTSSKKKNAKPLSFKVGIGKVIRGWDEALLTMSKGEKARLEIEPEWAYGKKGQPDAKIPPNAKLIFEVELVDID; this is encoded by the coding sequence ATGGCGGCCGCCGTTCCGCAGCAGGCCTGGACCGTGGAGCAGTTGCGCAGCGAGCAGCTGCCCAAGAAGGACATTATCAAGTTTCTGCAGGATCACGGTTCAGATTCGTTTCTTGCAGAACATAAATTACTAGGTAACATTAAAAATGTGGCCAAGACAGCTAATAAGGACCATTTGGTTACAGCCTATAACCATCTTTTTGAAAGTAAGCGTTTCAAGGGTACTGAAAGTATAAGTAAAGTGTCTGAGCAGGTGAAAAATGTGAAGCTTAATGAAGATAAACCCAAAGAAACCAAGTCTGAAGAGACTCTGGATGAGGGTccaccaaaatatacaaaatctgTTCTTaagaaaggagataaaaccaaCTTTCCCAAAAAGGGAGATGTTGTTCACTGCTGGTATACAGGAACACTACAAGACGGGACTGTTTTTGATACTAATATTCAAACgagttcaaagaagaaaaatgccaagCCTTTAAGTTTTAAGGTTGGGATAGGCAAAGTTatcagagggtgggatgaagCACTCTTGACTatgagtaaaggagaaaaggctcGACTGGAGATTGAACCAGAATGGGCTTATGGAAAGAAAGGACAGCCTGATGCCAAAATTCCACCAAATGCAAAACTTATTTTTGAAGTGGAATTAGTGGATATTGACTGA